Within Desulfocurvus vexinensis DSM 17965, the genomic segment GCGTCCGGGCCAAAAAAAACGGGCCTTGCGGCCCGTTTTGGGGTTACTCGGCTTTGCTTTCGCCGCCCTCCCCGAGGGCGAGTCGGACGAAGCTTGTCACCGTCGCACCGGGGGCAGCTTCCTTGAGGTACTGCTTGATGCTCTTCTTGTCATCCTTGATGAAGGGCTGCTCCAGCAGGCAGACTTCCTTGTAGAACTTGGACACGCGGCCCAGGACGACCTTGTCGGCGATCTCGGGGGCCTTGCCCTCTTCGATGGCCTGGTTGCGGTAGATGTCCTTCTCCTTCTCCAGCAGGTCGGCGGGCACCTCGGCGGAGGTCAGGCAGACGGGGCTGGCGGCGGCGACCTGCATGGCCACGTCGCGGGCGGCATCGACGTTGGTGGAGCCCGTCATGGGCACCAGCACGCCGATCTTGCCGTTGGAGTGGATGTAGGAGCCGATGCAGCCGTCGGCCACGCTGGCCTTGGCGAAGCGGCCCACGCCCATGTTCTCGCCCAGCTTGGCGATGAGGTTCGTCACGTCGGCCATGTCGCCGGGCAGGTCGGCGGCGGCGCCCACGGTCATGCCGCCGGGACCGGCGGGCAGGTCAAGGGCGGCGACCTTGGCGGCCAGGTCGGCGGCGAACTGGCGGAACTCGTCGTTCTTGGCCACGAAGTCCGTCTCGCACATCAGCTCGGCGATGGCGGCGGTCTTGCCGTCAGCGGCCATGAAGAAGCCGATCAGGCCCTCGGAGGTGGCGCGGCCGGCCTTCTTGGCGGCCTTGGCCAAGCCCTTCTCGCGCAGATAGGCGATGGCCTTCTCTTCGTCGCCGCCGGTCTCGGCCAGGGCCTTCTTGCAGTCCATCATGCCTGCGCCGGTCTTGTCGCGCAGGGCCTTCACCTGGGATGCGGAAATAGCCATGTCTAGATCTCCTCGTCGTCGTCCGAGTCGTCGGCCATGGGAGCGGCCTCGGCCATGGCCGCGTCGGCGGTCTTGTCGCCAGCCTTGGCCTTGCTGGCGGCCTTGGCCATGGCCACCTCGTCCTGGCGGGCCTCGCCCTCGAGGCAGGCGTCGGCGATGTGGGCCACGAACAGCTTGATGGCGCGGATGGCGTCATCGTTGCCGGGGATGATGTAGTCGATGAGGTCGGGGTCGCAGTTGGTGTCCACCACGGCGACCAGCGGGATGCCCAGCTTGCGGCACTCCTTGACGGCGATCTCCTCGCGCTTGGGGTCGATGATGAACGCGGCGCCCGGCAGGGCCTCCATGTCCTTGATGCCGCCCAGGGCGTCGTTGAGCTTCTCGACCTCGCGGGTCATGCCCACGATCTCGCGCTTGGGGAACTTGTTGATGGTGCCGTCCTCGAACCAGCCCTCGATCTTCTTCAGGCGGTCGATGGAGCGCTTGATGGTCTGGAAGTTGGTCAGCGTGCCGCCCATCCAACGGTTGGTGACGTGGTACTGCCCGGCGCGCTCGGCTTCCTGCTTCACGGCCTCCTGGGCCTGGCGCTTGGTGCCGATGAAGATGATCTTCTCGCCGCGCGAAACCACGTCGGCGATGAAGTCGTAGGCCGTCTGGAACAGGCGCACGGTCTGCTGCAGGTCGATGATGTGGATGCCGTTGCGCGCGCCGAAGATGTAGGGGCGCATCTTGGGGTTCCAGCGCCGGGTCTGGTGGCCGAAGTGGACGCCGGTCTCCAGCATCTGCTTCATGCTTGCGTAAGCCATGGGAATGCCTCCTGGTGGGTTGTTGTCCCTCCACCCCGGCGGGCTGCCGCCACAAACCCCGCACCATGCGGGGCACCCTGGGCGGCACCGGGGTGTGTGGAATCGAAGTCGGGGGTGTATATACGATAATGGGGCGGAGCGCAACCCCCGCCCCGGCGGCCTATTGCAGCGGAGCGGCGCCCTCGTCCCGGGCTGCGTCGTCGGGCGCCCCGGCCACGGAGTTGATCAGGCGCCCCAGCCCGGCGATCTCCACGGCCACCTCGTCGCCGGGCGCGATGGGCACCGGCGCGCCGGGAGCCCCGGCGAAGACCACATCGCCGGGCAGCAGGGTCATCACCCGCGAGACGATGCTCAGGGCGGTCCAGGGGTCGGCGGGCAGGTCCGCCGTGCTGGCCTGGGCCACGGCGCGGCCCCCCACCAGGACCGACACGGCCAGGGCCGTGGGGTCCTCCACGTCGGTCTCGATCCACGGGCCCACGGGGGCGAAGGTGTCGAAGCCCTTGGCCCGGGCGGGCAGGCCGTCGTGCTCCAGCAGGTCGCGGGCGGTGACGTCGGCGGCGCAGGCGTAGCCGAAGATGTGCGCCGGGGCGTCCTCGGGGCGCAGGTTGCGGCAGGTGCGGCCCACGACCACGGCCAACCCCCCGGCGTAGTCCACCCGCCCGGCCTCGCGGGGCACGACGATGGTCCCTCCGGGGCCGATGACGGCGGTGGGCGGCTTGAGGAACAGCCCCGGCCCGCCCCCGGCGGCGCCCGCCGCGAGACAGACGATCTTGCTGGGCACGGCCAGGGGCAGGATGACCACCTGGCTCAGGGGGATGGGGGCGTCCAGGCCCTTGCTGCGGTCCAGGCAGAGCACGCTGTCGCCCATGAGGCGGGCGTAGAAGGACTGTTTCATGGCGCTGACGCGGATGACCTGCATGGACCCTCCCGGCTCTTGGCGCCCGGCCCGGATGGCCGCAGCGCGGACAAGCTGTAGCACGGGGCCGGGCCCCTGTCTAACCGCCCCGGGCGGGCCGGGCGTGGGCCCTTTGCCCCGTGGGGCGCGCCCCTGGCCGGGCAGTGCGCCGCCGTGTGCCCGGTCTGGACGGGTGCTCTTGCCCGGAGTGCCCACGCGGCGGGCCTGTTGGCCGCGTCGGCCCGGGCGGGGCGGTGCCGGGACTGCGCAGGCCCGGGGAGGGCCGGGCGGGCGGAGGGGCCAGCCTTGGGGCGAGAGCGATCCTTCGCCGCAGCGGACCCGGACCCGGGCCCCCGGGGGATGACGGGCAGGCGTCTTCTTTGCGCGGAAAAACTATTATCGGTTTCGTCTTGACAGGCGTCCGGCCCCGGGCTAGGGTCCGCCCATGCGCACCACGACCACCCCCCACGGCCTTCAGGGCCTGCACGCCCCCGCCCCCCGGGGCTCCCGCGCCGCCGCCCCGCAGGGCCCGCGCGCCCATGCCCGTCAGAGCCTGCCTGCCACCGCCGCCCCTGGCGGTTTCGCGGGCTTTACGGGCTTTTATTACCCCGGCGGCGGCAGGCCCGGGGCAGGGGGTGCGTTCTAGCCGGCAACGGCTGCGCCGCACACCGGACCCACGGGCCGCTGGAACGCTCCAGCGGCCCTTTTTCATGCCCGAACCACAGCACCCGAGGAGAACCAGCCATGCACATCGGCAAAGCCATCCGGATGGAACGCATCTTCAACCGCGACACCGAGCGGGCCATCATCGTGCCCCTGGACCACGGCACCACCGTGGGCCCCATCGCCGGGCTCATCGACATGCGCGAGACCCTGAGCCACATCGCCGAGGGCGGGGCCAACGCCGTGCTCATGCACAAGGGCCTGGTGCCCTGCGGCCACCGCCGCAGCGGGCCGGACATCGGGCTCATCGTCCACCTTTCGGCCAGCACGACGCTCTCGCCCTTCCCCAACGCCAAGACCCTGACGGGCACGGTGGAGGACGCCATCAAGCTCGGGGCGGACGCGGTGTCGGTGCATGTGAACATCGGCGACGAGACCGAGCGCGACATGCTGCGCGACCTGGGGCGCACGGCCTCGCGCGCGGCGGACTGGGGCATGCCCGTGCTGGCCATGGTCTACGCGCGCGGGCCCAAGATCAAGGACGAGTACGACCCCGCCGTGGTGGCGCACTGCGCGCGGGTGGGCATGGAGCTGGGGGCCGACGTGGTCAAGGTGCCCTACACCGGCGACCCCGAGACCTTCGCCCGGGTCACCGAGGGCGTGTGCGTGCCGGTGGTCATCGCGGGCGGGCCCAAGCTGGACAGCGTGGCCGGGCTGCTGACCATGGTGCGCGACTCGCTGGCCGCCGGGGGCCGGGGCCTGTCCATCGGGCGCAATATCTTCCAGGCCGCGCGGCCCTACCAGCTGGTGCGCGCCCTGCGCGGCATCGTCCACGAGGGCTGGAGCGTGGAGCAGGCCCTGGAAGGCCTGGAGGGATAGGGCGGCCCGGGCGCGGCGGGCGTGGCGCCAGCCGCAGGGCTGGCGCCCCCGGCGCTGGTGCTGGCCTGCTCCTGCCGGGCTCAGAAGTCCAGGGCCAGGGGTGCGGCGCTGGGCAGCGGGCCGCCGTGTCGGTAGGCCTTGCAGGTGTACTTGAGCACGGCCCACAGGTCGTGCATCACCCCCGGGGCGCCGCCCGGCGCAGGCTCGGCGCCGTGCGCCGTGCGCCGGGGCATGTCGCCCATCACGGCCTTGTACACCGCCCCCGCGTTGCCGCGCCCCGTGGCCTGGGCCAGGGCCAGGGCCACCTGGCGCGCGGCGGCCTCGGGGTCGCGGGTGAAGTGGCAGGCCCGGGCCACGGCGGCGTGGACCTCGGCGGCGGGGCTGTAGCGCGCGGCCAGGGCGTAGGCCCGGCCCGCCGCCGCGTGGGCGCCCTGGCGCACGAGGGAGAAGCCCAGGTCCATGAACGGGTTCTCGGTGGCGGGGCTGTCGCGCAGGATGAGGGCCAGCTCGCGCCGGTTGCGCAGCATCTCGTCGCGCCGGGCGAAGGCCTGGGCCGCGCGCAGCATGTTCTCGCGGGCGCGCGCCGGGTCGCCCAGGTGCTTCCAGGCGCTGGCCAGGCCCACATAGGCCTCGGCGTGCAGGCTGTTCACGGCCACGGCCCTGGAGAACTCGCGCACGGCCTCCTCGTAGCGCCGCGCGACCAGATGCGCGCAGCCCGCCTCGTAGCGCTGCGCGGCCTCGTCGGCCGGGGGCGCGGCCTGCTCGAAGGCCTGGCGCGCCGCGTCGTGGCGGCCCCGGGCGGCCTCGCGCCGGGCCAGGGCCAGGGCGGCCAGCCGGGCGGCCCCGGGGTCGGCCCCGCGCGCGGCCAGGCGCAACTGGCGCCGGAAGGCCTCCGGCGAGTAGGGCCGCAGCAGGAACCCCGAGCAGCCCGCGGCCACGGCTTCGAGCACATCGGTCTCGGCCCCGCGCGTGCTGGCCAGGACGAGGGGCGTGCGGTCGAAGGCCCGGCGGCGGCGCAGCATGGCCGCCACCCGGACGCCCGTGGTGCGCCCCAGGTCGGCGTCCAGCAGCACGAGGCCCACGGGGTTGGCCGCCAGCCAGGCCATGGTGGCGCGCACGTTGGTGCCGCCGCGCACCACGGGCACCCCCGCCCGGCGCAGGAAGTCGCGGTCCGTGCGCAGGTGGGCCGCCGAGGGCGTGACCACCAGGGCCGAGGCGAAGGGGGGTGTGCTTGCGTGGCGTTGCATGGCGTGGCGGCTCCGGAACGGGGTTGCACGGGGCTTTGCCTGCCTTATCGGCGGCCCGGGCAGGGACTTTACTCCCGCCCGCGCGCCCGGCCTGTTCCCTGCTTTCATCCAGACACGCCCCTGCCCGCGCCTCCGGCCCCGTCCCCGCTGCCGCGCCCGTCCGGGCCCCTGGCGTGGCGGTTTCAGGGGATATGATATTTTTTTCACTATTCCACTTGCGCCAACCTGCCGATATGACGGAATGAACCGGGTTTGCCCCCATGAAACGGGCCCTGGCGGGGCTTGATCAACGGGCGCGGACTCGGCTAGGACAGGCCACGCCGCCGGGCCGGGCCCCGTTTGGGGGCCGCCCGGCGCACACCGGGCGTTCGCGCCCGAGCGGGCCGCACCGGGCGGCCCGGCTGCCGATCTGACGCGAGCGGAGGTTTCCCATGACCAGGGGATTTGTGACGCGGTCCATGGCGACCGCAATGATGGTGGTGCTGCTGTGCTGCACTGCCGGGGCCGGAGCCGGGGGCTATGTCGGCTCCAAGGCCTGCGGCGATTGCCACGACGAGCAGTACGAGAATTTCTCCCAGTATTCCAAGAAGGCCCATTCGCGCCGCAGCGTGGAGATCATGGCCTCGGACCTGACCCCCGAGGAACTGCGCGGCTGCTACGAATGCCACACCACGGGCTACGGCAAGGGCGGGTTCACGGACTACCAGTCCACCCCCGAGCTGGCCGACGTCGGCTGCGAGACCTGCCACGGCCCCGGCGCGGAGCACGCCGAGTCCGGCGACCCGCAGCTCATCCTGCGCAGGCCCGAGCTGGCCACCTGCGAGGGCTGCCACAACGCCGAGCGCGTGGCCGACTTCAACTTCAAGCCGCTGCTGTTCAGCGGCGCGCACTAGAAGGAGGCGGCCATGCTCAAATCCCTGCGCAACCACGTCAGCGCCAAGGTCACGGCCCTGGTGCTGGGCATCAGCGTGGCGGTGTTCACGGCGCTGGTGCTCATCAGCGCCACCTGGCAGCGCCAGGGCATGGTGGAGCAGATGGACGGCGCCCTGACGCGCACCGCCGAGCTGATCCGCCTGGCCGTGGAGAACCCCATGATCGTGGGCGACGACGCGGGCACCAAGAAGGAATTCGCCTTCTTCCGCGACAAGTACGCCGACATCACGGTCTACCTGACCAACTTCAAGGGCAACGTCACCTACAGCACCGACGAGGCCATGGTCCGCCGCGACTTCGTCCAGGCCTACGACCACGAGGGCATCCGCGAGCTGTTCGACCGCGCCCTCAAGGCCCCGGTGGAGTCCGGGCTGCTGTCCCGCCACGACGGCAAGGACCTGTTCATGCGCGTGATGAGCGTGCCCAACGCCAAGACCTGCCACCACTGCCACGGCTCCTCGCAGCCCATCCTGGGCGAGATCGTGGTCGTGCAGGACGTGAGCCCGGCCATGGCCGCCATCGACTCCCACGTCTGGAGCTTCGTGGGCCTGTGCGCCATGGGGCTCGCGCTGCTGGTGACGCCGGTGGTCATCTTCCTGCGCCGCAGCGTCATCGCGCGCATCTCGGCCATCGCCGGGGCGGCCAACGAGGTGGCCTCGGGCAACTTCTCGGCCCGTTTCGACGCCGCCAGCGGCGACGAGCTGGGCCAGCTCGGCGGGCACCTTTCGGAGATGGTCGCCAAGCTCAAGACGCAGCTGGGGTTCTCCCAGGGCATCCTGAGCGGCATGACCGTGGCCTGCTACGTGGCCGACACCCGGGGCCGGGTGACCTTCGTCAACCGCCCCCTGCTGGACCTGCTGGGCCTGGACGGCACGCCCGAGAGCTATGCGGGCCGGGCTGTGGCCGAACTGTACTACGGCGACGCCACCCGCGAGACCATCGTGGGCCGCGTGCTGGAAACGCGCCAGGCCCAGTCGCGCCCGCGCTTCGAATACACCAACCGCAAGGGCGCCCAGATGTTTCTGAGCGTGGAGGCCGCCCCGCTGTATGACCTGGACGGCACCCTCATCGGCGCCTTCGCCCTGACCAGCGACCTGACGGCCATCGTCGAGCAGCAGCGGCTCATCGAGGCCCAGAACGAGCGCATCGCCCGCGCCGCGGCCCAGGCCGAGGACGTGTCGGTGCAGATGTCCACCTTCGCCGACGAGCTGGCCGCCCAGGTGGACGAGGCCAGCAGCGGCTCCGCCGAGCAGCAGGCCCGCACCGCCGAGGTCGCCACGGCCATGGAGCAGATGAACGCCACGGTGCTCGAAGTCGCCAGCAGCGCGGGCGGGGCGGCGGAAATGGCCGACAAGGCCCGCACCATGGCCGAGGACGGGCGCGAGGTGGTGCGCGAGGCGGTGGCCCTGTCCGAAGGGCTGGCCGGGCGCGCCGAGGATCTCAAGCGCGATATGGCCAACCTGGGCCGTCAGGCCGAGGACGTGGGCCGGATCATCGAGGTCATCAACGACATCGCCGACCAGACGAACCTGCTGGCGCTCAACGCCGCCATCGAGGCCGCGCGCGCGGGCGACGCCGGGCGCGGGTTCGCCGTGGTGGCCGACGAGGTACGCAAGCTCGCCGAGCGGACCATGGCCGCCACCCAGGAGGTCACCAGTTCCATCAAGACCATCCAGGCCAGCGCGGCGTCCAACGTGGAGGGCACGGGCCGCACGGTGGAGGGCATCGCCCGCAGCCGCGACATGGCCCAGAAGTCCGGCGAGGCCCTGGGGCGCATCGTGGAGATGGTCCAGCAGACCGCCGACCGCGTGCGTTCCATCGCCACCGCCGCCGAGGAGCAGTCGGCCACCTCGGAGCAGATCACCCGCTCCACCGAGGGCATCAACCACATCGCCCACGAAACGGCGCGGACCATGGCCGAATCCGCCGTGGCCGTCTCGGAGCTGGCCCAGCAGGCCCAGACCTTGCGCCGGATCATCGAGGACATGCGCGCGGGCTGACACCGCGCCGCCAACGCCAGCCACGGCCCCGGGGTGCTTTGCAGCCCGGGGCCGTTTTTTCCGGCCTGGAGCGGACCTTGCGGCGCGGGCAGCCTTGACCGTGTTCCAGGGTCTCGTGCATAATCGGTTCTTCGGTCTCAAGAAAACCCTTGCCCCGGCCGATCATTCGCAACGAGGCCACCCGCACCGGCCAGGACCACGCCACCTTCGCAAAGGGGAACTCCATGAAACTGCGCAGCATCAATTCCCAGGTCTCGCTCATCGCCACGCTGGTCGTGGTCGCCGCCATCACCGGGCTGGTCCTGTACGTCAGCGCCTCGACCTATCGGGTGGCCCGCGACCTGGGGGTGCAGATGTCCGACCAGTCCGTGGACCTGGCGGCCAAGGCCCTGGATTCCTACATGCAGGGTGCCATGGGCAAGGTCGAGGGCCTGGCCAAGCAGAAGAACATCACCAACAGCCTGTCCCCGGGCTTTTCCGCCTCGCGCGCGCAGAAGACCTTCGAGGAGATCATGG encodes:
- the tsf gene encoding translation elongation factor Ts; this translates as MAISASQVKALRDKTGAGMMDCKKALAETGGDEEKAIAYLREKGLAKAAKKAGRATSEGLIGFFMAADGKTAAIAELMCETDFVAKNDEFRQFAADLAAKVAALDLPAGPGGMTVGAAADLPGDMADVTNLIAKLGENMGVGRFAKASVADGCIGSYIHSNGKIGVLVPMTGSTNVDAARDVAMQVAAASPVCLTSAEVPADLLEKEKDIYRNQAIEEGKAPEIADKVVLGRVSKFYKEVCLLEQPFIKDDKKSIKQYLKEAAPGATVTSFVRLALGEGGESKAE
- the rpsB gene encoding 30S ribosomal protein S2: MAYASMKQMLETGVHFGHQTRRWNPKMRPYIFGARNGIHIIDLQQTVRLFQTAYDFIADVVSRGEKIIFIGTKRQAQEAVKQEAERAGQYHVTNRWMGGTLTNFQTIKRSIDRLKKIEGWFEDGTINKFPKREIVGMTREVEKLNDALGGIKDMEALPGAAFIIDPKREEIAVKECRKLGIPLVAVVDTNCDPDLIDYIIPGNDDAIRAIKLFVAHIADACLEGEARQDEVAMAKAASKAKAGDKTADAAMAEAAPMADDSDDDEEI
- a CDS encoding fumarylacetoacetate hydrolase family protein gives rise to the protein MQVIRVSAMKQSFYARLMGDSVLCLDRSKGLDAPIPLSQVVILPLAVPSKIVCLAAGAAGGGPGLFLKPPTAVIGPGGTIVVPREAGRVDYAGGLAVVVGRTCRNLRPEDAPAHIFGYACAADVTARDLLEHDGLPARAKGFDTFAPVGPWIETDVEDPTALAVSVLVGGRAVAQASTADLPADPWTALSIVSRVMTLLPGDVVFAGAPGAPVPIAPGDEVAVEIAGLGRLINSVAGAPDDAARDEGAAPLQ
- a CDS encoding 2-amino-3,7-dideoxy-D-threo-hept-6-ulosonate synthase, with the translated sequence MHIGKAIRMERIFNRDTERAIIVPLDHGTTVGPIAGLIDMRETLSHIAEGGANAVLMHKGLVPCGHRRSGPDIGLIVHLSASTTLSPFPNAKTLTGTVEDAIKLGADAVSVHVNIGDETERDMLRDLGRTASRAADWGMPVLAMVYARGPKIKDEYDPAVVAHCARVGMELGADVVKVPYTGDPETFARVTEGVCVPVVIAGGPKLDSVAGLLTMVRDSLAAGGRGLSIGRNIFQAARPYQLVRALRGIVHEGWSVEQALEGLEG
- a CDS encoding response regulator produces the protein MQRHASTPPFASALVVTPSAAHLRTDRDFLRRAGVPVVRGGTNVRATMAWLAANPVGLVLLDADLGRTTGVRVAAMLRRRRAFDRTPLVLASTRGAETDVLEAVAAGCSGFLLRPYSPEAFRRQLRLAARGADPGAARLAALALARREAARGRHDAARQAFEQAAPPADEAAQRYEAGCAHLVARRYEEAVREFSRAVAVNSLHAEAYVGLASAWKHLGDPARARENMLRAAQAFARRDEMLRNRRELALILRDSPATENPFMDLGFSLVRQGAHAAAGRAYALAARYSPAAEVHAAVARACHFTRDPEAAARQVALALAQATGRGNAGAVYKAVMGDMPRRTAHGAEPAPGGAPGVMHDLWAVLKYTCKAYRHGGPLPSAAPLALDF
- a CDS encoding cytochrome c family protein, whose product is MATAMMVVLLCCTAGAGAGGYVGSKACGDCHDEQYENFSQYSKKAHSRRSVEIMASDLTPEELRGCYECHTTGYGKGGFTDYQSTPELADVGCETCHGPGAEHAESGDPQLILRRPELATCEGCHNAERVADFNFKPLLFSGAH
- a CDS encoding methyl-accepting chemotaxis protein, giving the protein MLKSLRNHVSAKVTALVLGISVAVFTALVLISATWQRQGMVEQMDGALTRTAELIRLAVENPMIVGDDAGTKKEFAFFRDKYADITVYLTNFKGNVTYSTDEAMVRRDFVQAYDHEGIRELFDRALKAPVESGLLSRHDGKDLFMRVMSVPNAKTCHHCHGSSQPILGEIVVVQDVSPAMAAIDSHVWSFVGLCAMGLALLVTPVVIFLRRSVIARISAIAGAANEVASGNFSARFDAASGDELGQLGGHLSEMVAKLKTQLGFSQGILSGMTVACYVADTRGRVTFVNRPLLDLLGLDGTPESYAGRAVAELYYGDATRETIVGRVLETRQAQSRPRFEYTNRKGAQMFLSVEAAPLYDLDGTLIGAFALTSDLTAIVEQQRLIEAQNERIARAAAQAEDVSVQMSTFADELAAQVDEASSGSAEQQARTAEVATAMEQMNATVLEVASSAGGAAEMADKARTMAEDGREVVREAVALSEGLAGRAEDLKRDMANLGRQAEDVGRIIEVINDIADQTNLLALNAAIEAARAGDAGRGFAVVADEVRKLAERTMAATQEVTSSIKTIQASAASNVEGTGRTVEGIARSRDMAQKSGEALGRIVEMVQQTADRVRSIATAAEEQSATSEQITRSTEGINHIAHETARTMAESAVAVSELAQQAQTLRRIIEDMRAG